A region from the Acyrthosiphon pisum isolate AL4f chromosome A1, pea_aphid_22Mar2018_4r6ur, whole genome shotgun sequence genome encodes:
- the LOC100166918 gene encoding protein FAM200A-like, with amino-acid sequence MHGEAYANDLKSIIPLSDNTVSRWISNISDDILKQLLNRLRSNYFAMQLAESTDISNFSQLLVYVRYIYKEDILEDFLFCQTLNGRTTGNDIFTLNDTFFENNEISWSMCKAICTDGAAALTGSKKGFRAKVNDISPSILPIYSLYDS; translated from the coding sequence ATGCACGGTGAGGCATATGcaaatgatttaaaatcaataattccaTTATCTGATAATACTGTATCACGTTGGATTTCAAACATATCTgatgatatattaaaacaactttTAAATAGATTGCGAAGTAATTATTTTGCAATGCAACTGGCCGAATCTACAGATATCTCTAACTTTTCTCAACTTCTTGTCTATGTCAGGTATATTTACAAAGAAGACATTTTAGAAgactttttattttgtcaaactTTAAATGGCAGGACCACTGGTAATGACATATTTACCcttaatgatacattttttgaaaataatgaaatttcgTGGTCAATGTGTAAGGCCATTTGTACAGATGGTGCAGCAGCACTTACTGGATCAAAGAAAGGTTTTAGAGCTAAAGTTAACGACATTTCACCAAGTATACTACCTATTTACTCATTGTATGATTCATAG